One stretch of Niallia sp. XMNu-256 DNA includes these proteins:
- a CDS encoding sporulation histidine kinase inhibitor Sda: MYKLSDELLIQSYHKAIQLNLSPDFIRLIEAEIHRRSLSHKITVTS; the protein is encoded by the coding sequence ATGTATAAACTATCCGATGAGCTACTAATCCAATCCTATCATAAAGCAATCCAATTAAATTTAAGCCCCGATTTCATCCGTTTAATTGAAGCAGAAATTCACCGTCGATCCTTGTCCCATAAAATTACAGTAACTTCTTAA
- the pssA gene encoding CDP-diacylglycerol--serine O-phosphatidyltransferase, with amino-acid sequence MFLSGVIDQTIKKFKAQIANVLTLGNLTLGGFAIISSIKGDLNLSLLLIFIAALLDRFDGMTARKLNSESELGEQLDSMSDIISFGVAPALLLYQGILSEFGAPGSFFTIFYIACGAFRLARFNVSNTKGYFTGLPITAAGCIMTLSFLAISFLPPQFFLFLNIILSFLMISTFRMKKV; translated from the coding sequence ATGTTTTTATCAGGCGTAATTGATCAGACGATCAAAAAATTTAAAGCACAAATTGCAAATGTATTGACTCTCGGTAATTTGACTTTAGGCGGCTTTGCCATCATTAGTAGTATAAAAGGGGATCTAAATTTAAGCTTGCTATTAATTTTTATTGCTGCGCTTTTGGATCGGTTTGACGGAATGACAGCTCGAAAATTAAATAGTGAATCAGAACTTGGTGAACAATTAGATTCCATGAGTGATATTATATCATTCGGTGTTGCACCTGCGCTTCTATTATATCAAGGAATCTTATCTGAGTTCGGTGCCCCTGGCTCATTCTTTACAATTTTTTATATTGCCTGTGGTGCTTTTAGGCTTGCACGATTTAATGTTTCAAATACGAAAGGCTACTTCACAGGTCTTCCCATTACTGCAGCAGGGTGTATTATGACCCTCAGCTTTTTAGCCATTTCATTTTTACCTCCACAATTTTTCCTTTTTCTCAATATTATTCTTTCATTCCTCATGATCAGCACGTTCCGGATGAAAAAAGTTTAA
- a CDS encoding phosphatidylserine decarboxylase, translated as MLGNIYRFFIDLLNRERVALTLARFSKSTLSKYFIPIYSRIYQINLHEMEKSIQDYESIHDFFTRKLKKGARIIDPNPFAVISPVDAVLQECGKIDAEHCITVKGKVYSIAEMLGGMDNVQDYVDGTYMIFYLSPSHYHRIHSPVTGRINKQWTLGAKSYPVNSMGLKYGKKPLAKNYRMITEVETLNGTVAIVKVGAMFINSIEKLTTEEKLTKGSEMAYFSFGSSVVLLFQAGAFIREESIVVPSEIKVGECIGYLNYNEYKNVK; from the coding sequence TTGTTAGGAAATATTTATAGATTTTTTATAGACTTGTTAAATCGGGAAAGGGTTGCACTAACGTTGGCGAGGTTTTCAAAGTCAACGCTGAGCAAGTACTTCATTCCTATTTATTCTAGAATCTATCAAATTAATCTGCATGAAATGGAAAAGTCAATACAAGATTACGAGAGCATTCATGATTTTTTTACTAGAAAGTTGAAAAAAGGGGCCCGAATCATTGACCCAAATCCTTTTGCTGTTATCAGTCCTGTTGATGCGGTTCTTCAAGAGTGCGGTAAAATTGATGCCGAACATTGTATTACCGTTAAAGGGAAAGTGTATTCAATTGCGGAAATGCTCGGTGGGATGGATAACGTTCAAGATTATGTTGATGGCACTTATATGATTTTTTATTTAAGCCCAAGTCATTATCATCGAATACATAGCCCTGTAACAGGTAGAATCAACAAGCAATGGACTTTGGGAGCAAAATCATATCCTGTCAATTCAATGGGATTAAAATATGGAAAAAAGCCGTTGGCAAAAAATTATCGTATGATCACAGAGGTGGAGACTTTAAATGGAACGGTTGCCATTGTCAAAGTTGGAGCGATGTTTATTAATTCAATTGAGAAATTAACGACAGAAGAGAAACTAACAAAGGGAAGTGAAATGGCCTATTTTTCATTCGGGTCCTCCGTTGTTTTACTATTTCAAGCGGGAGCCTTTATTAGGGAAGAATCCATAGTTGTTCCAAGCGAAATTAAAGTTGGTGAATGTATTGGTTATTTAAACTACAACGAATATAAGAATGTAAAATAA